One region of Purpureocillium takamizusanense chromosome 4, complete sequence genomic DNA includes:
- the DUG3 gene encoding glutamine amidotransferase subunit (EggNog:ENOG503NWKE~COG:M) encodes MCRFLVYKGSDEILLSKLILDPTHSILKQSFDSRLRLDTRRGQNNADGFGIGFYTDPKLGSAPCLFTSTTPAWNCTNLQRIASKTASRLIFGHVRATTEGSLSEDNCHPFTHGSLMWMHNGGLGGWKHIKRKLGARLADKWYLGVKGGTDSEWAFALFLDTLERLGHDPSACPEKGFGPTVLRTAVEQTIAQINALTDSIPQDVLQSEDVDTRSLLNFAVTDGHSIICTRYISSSRDEAASLYYSSGTQWVTRTGDPDDRQYQMERKDRGADIVLVASEPLTFERENWVNVPTNSILTIHRQTVMVHPILDKYYERDPHHVRSSAFVQAKGLVSNEKAPSGSISPANEPPQASFEGYRKLAAQSLCSRSISPDVVRRPLTPASSRASAVSR; translated from the exons ATACACGTCGTGGCCAGAACAATGCCGACGGATTCGGCATCGGCTTCTACACCGACCCCAAGCTGGGATCCGCGCCCTGCCTTTTCACCTCGACTACTCCGGCCTGGAACTGCACCAACCTCCAGCGCATAGCCTCCAAGACGGCGTCACGCCTGATTTTCGGTCATGTCCGCGCCACGACCGAGGGCTCCCTCAGCGAAGATAACTGCCACCCATTCACCCACGGAAGCCTGATGTGGATGCACAatggcggccttggtggcTGGAAGCATATCAAGCGGAAGCTGGGCGCGCGCCTGGCGGACAAGTGGTACCTCGGAGTCAAAGGCGGCACCGACAGCGAATGGGCCTTtgccctcttcctcgacaccctcgagcgccttggccatgacCCGAGCGCGTGTCCCGAAAAGGGATTCGGGCCTACTGTCCTGCGCACGGCGGTAGAGCAGACGATAGCCCAAATAAACGCCTTGACGGACTCGATACCGCAAGATGTTCTGCAGAGCGAAGACGTCGACACTAGGAGCCTGCTCAACTTTGCGGTCACGGACGGTCACAGCATCATCTGCACGAGGTACATCAGCAGCTCGAGAGACGAAGCCGCCAGCCTGTACTATTCGTCAGGAACGCAATGGGTCACGCGAACAGGCGACCCAGATGATCGCCAGTATCAGATGGAGCGCAAGGACCGGGGCGCCGACATTGTTCTCGTTGCCAGCGAGCCCCTGACGTTTGAGCGAG AGAACTGGGTCAACGTGCCGACAAATTCTATCCTAACAATCCACCGCCAGACCGTCATGGTCCACCCCATCCTGGACAAGTACTACGAGCGAGACCCGCACCATGTTCGCTCGAGCGCCTTTGTCCAGGCCAAGGGTCTCGTTTCCAACGAAAAGGCACCCAGCGGAAGCATCAGTCCGGCAAATGAGCCCCCACAGGCCAGCTTCGAGGGGTATCGGAAACTCGCTGCGCAGTCCCTCTGCTCGCGTAGCATCAGCCCCGACGTCGTCCGGCGTCCACTCACGCCCGCGTCATCGAGGGCCTCCGCCGTCTCTCGTTGA